In Acidobacteriota bacterium, one DNA window encodes the following:
- a CDS encoding protein kinase, producing the protein MTLGPGTRLGPYEILAPLGAGGMGEVYRARDTRLGREVALKVVAARHGDAPEALRRFAREAKIAARLTHPNVCTLFDADTDGEVAYFVMELLEGETLASRIARGPIAEEEARRIGADVARGLARAHELGFVHRDLKPQNVFLTATGAKILDFGLARSGSAGTAAEEEATASLLTEAGHVLGTAGYMAPEQLRGEPPAAAADLWALGCVLFECLSGRRAFSGRTAQETFASTLSKPPDFAALPPNVLPELRALLERLLEKDPISRLSDAAAVAQILSSGTLTTAPVPAPPNSRRRHVAVGLAALVALLAAGAALWFLRGSGAPIDSLAVLPFSSTGSDADLADVCASLSEGVLARISQAPNLRVMASGAVERFSGAHVDALAAARELGVRAVLTGRAVGRAGRVVVSTELVDARDGRRLWGERYERPLAQIASLPTEISAALAARLRLHLSGPDRARLARKETENGHAYELWLSGRQRVSRRTESDLGGALVDFQKAIDADPQFARAWAGVAQAWDILGYTGRRPTPEAFERSKAAARKALELDPDLADAHAVLAHATFLTGDAKEAERGFKRAIELDANNVSALHWYSHLLVKQKRWDESLAMSKRLLELDPMGYWNVHLGEHYRAKGERALALEQFRRAVELDANLPNAQWELGRFLLEEGRVAEALPHLETAHRLDPEAPQMRQSLADAYERSGRPADAARLRARAAPATP; encoded by the coding sequence GTGACGCTCGGACCCGGAACGCGCCTCGGACCGTACGAGATTCTCGCTCCGCTCGGAGCCGGAGGCATGGGCGAGGTGTACCGGGCGCGGGACACGCGCCTCGGCCGGGAGGTCGCGCTGAAGGTGGTCGCCGCCCGGCACGGCGACGCCCCCGAAGCCCTCCGGCGGTTTGCACGGGAGGCCAAGATCGCCGCGCGCCTCACGCACCCGAACGTCTGCACTCTTTTCGACGCGGATACCGACGGCGAGGTCGCGTACTTCGTCATGGAGCTCCTCGAGGGCGAGACGCTCGCCTCCCGGATCGCCCGCGGCCCGATCGCCGAGGAGGAGGCCCGGCGGATCGGTGCCGACGTCGCGCGAGGGCTCGCCCGCGCCCACGAGCTCGGCTTCGTCCACCGCGACCTCAAGCCGCAGAACGTGTTCCTCACCGCGACAGGAGCGAAGATCCTCGACTTCGGCCTCGCCCGGTCGGGCTCGGCCGGCACCGCCGCCGAAGAGGAGGCGACGGCCTCTCTCCTCACGGAGGCCGGTCACGTCCTCGGGACCGCGGGATACATGGCCCCGGAGCAGCTCCGAGGCGAGCCTCCGGCCGCCGCCGCCGACCTCTGGGCGCTCGGCTGTGTCCTCTTCGAGTGCCTGTCCGGACGGCGCGCCTTTTCGGGGCGTACGGCGCAGGAGACGTTCGCGTCCACCCTCTCGAAGCCGCCTGACTTCGCCGCCCTGCCGCCGAACGTTCTACCGGAGCTTCGCGCCCTGCTCGAGCGCCTCCTCGAAAAGGATCCGATTTCGAGGCTCTCGGACGCGGCCGCCGTCGCACAAATCCTCTCGAGCGGGACCCTGACGACCGCTCCTGTGCCGGCCCCTCCGAACTCGCGGCGGCGGCACGTTGCCGTCGGCCTCGCGGCCCTCGTCGCGCTCCTTGCCGCCGGAGCGGCCCTCTGGTTCCTCCGGGGTTCCGGCGCGCCGATCGACTCGCTCGCCGTCCTGCCCTTCTCGTCGACCGGGAGCGACGCCGACCTCGCAGACGTGTGCGCGTCGCTGTCGGAAGGGGTCCTCGCGCGGATCTCGCAGGCGCCGAACCTCCGTGTGATGGCCTCGGGCGCCGTTGAGCGTTTCTCGGGAGCGCACGTCGACGCGCTCGCCGCCGCCCGGGAGCTGGGCGTGCGCGCCGTTCTAACCGGCAGGGCCGTGGGGCGCGCGGGGCGGGTGGTCGTCTCGACCGAGCTCGTGGACGCGCGGGACGGCCGCCGCCTCTGGGGCGAGCGGTACGAGAGGCCTCTCGCCCAGATCGCCTCGCTGCCCACGGAGATTTCCGCGGCCCTCGCCGCCCGGCTCCGGCTCCACCTGAGCGGTCCGGACCGCGCGCGTCTCGCGCGGAAGGAGACCGAGAACGGCCACGCCTACGAGCTCTGGCTCAGCGGCCGGCAGCGCGTGTCGCGACGGACGGAGTCGGACCTCGGGGGCGCCCTCGTGGATTTCCAGAAGGCGATCGACGCCGATCCGCAGTTCGCGCGGGCGTGGGCGGGAGTCGCGCAGGCCTGGGACATCCTCGGCTACACGGGACGGCGCCCGACGCCCGAGGCCTTCGAAAGGTCCAAGGCGGCCGCCCGCAAGGCGCTCGAGCTCGACCCCGACCTCGCGGACGCCCACGCGGTCCTCGCCCACGCGACGTTCCTGACCGGTGACGCGAAGGAGGCCGAACGGGGCTTCAAGAGGGCCATCGAGCTCGATGCGAACAACGTCAGCGCGCTCCACTGGTATTCGCACCTTCTCGTGAAGCAGAAGCGGTGGGACGAGTCGCTCGCGATGAGCAAGCGCCTCCTCGAGCTCGACCCCATGGGCTACTGGAACGTCCACCTTGGCGAGCACTACCGCGCAAAGGGTGAGCGGGCGCTCGCCCTCGAGCAGTTCCGCCGGGCGGTCGAGCTCGACGCGAACCTGCCGAACGCGCAGTGGGAGCTTGGCCGATTCCTCCTCGAGGAAGGGCGCGTCGCCGAGGCGCTCCCGCACCTCGAGACGGCCCACCGCCTGGACCCGGAGGCGCCTCAGATGCGGCAGTCCCTGGCGGACGCCTACGAGAGATCCGGCCGGCCCGCGGACGCCGCACGTCTCCGGGCACGCGCCGCTCCGGCGACGCCCTAG
- a CDS encoding deoxyhypusine synthase family protein: MTITSFVKHHFRHFNAATVVDAAEAWNDLLKGGGKMFLTMAGAMSTAEIGLSLAEMIRQDKVHAITCTGANLEEDVFNLVAHDHYVRIPHYRQLSPAEEEALHARHLNRVTDTCIPEEEAIRRIEKAVLEEWQAADRAGERRFPHEFLYRILLSGRLEESYQIDPKDSWLLAAARKNLPIIVPGWEDSTLGNIFAAHCMEGDIKNVHTVRTGIEYMQFLAEWYTKTAPKSPVGFFQIGGGIAGDFPICVVPMLHQDLRREGIPLWAYFCQISDSTTSYGSYSGAVPNEKITWGKLAGDTPKFIIESDAAIVAPLVFAVVLGW; this comes from the coding sequence ATGACGATCACTTCGTTCGTGAAGCACCACTTCCGCCATTTCAACGCCGCGACGGTCGTGGACGCGGCCGAGGCCTGGAACGACCTCCTGAAGGGCGGCGGCAAGATGTTCCTGACGATGGCGGGCGCCATGTCCACCGCCGAGATCGGCCTCTCGCTGGCCGAGATGATCCGGCAGGACAAGGTCCACGCGATCACCTGCACGGGGGCGAACCTCGAGGAGGACGTCTTCAACCTGGTCGCGCACGATCACTACGTGCGGATTCCTCACTACCGGCAGCTCAGTCCGGCCGAGGAGGAGGCGCTCCACGCGCGCCACCTCAACCGCGTGACGGACACGTGCATCCCCGAGGAGGAGGCGATCCGCCGCATCGAAAAGGCCGTCCTCGAGGAGTGGCAGGCCGCCGACCGCGCGGGCGAGCGCCGGTTTCCGCACGAGTTCCTCTACCGCATCCTCCTCTCGGGGAGGCTCGAGGAGTCCTACCAGATCGACCCGAAGGACTCGTGGCTCCTCGCGGCCGCCCGGAAGAACCTCCCGATCATCGTTCCCGGCTGGGAGGACTCGACGCTCGGCAACATCTTCGCGGCGCATTGCATGGAAGGCGACATCAAGAACGTCCACACGGTGAGGACCGGAATCGAGTACATGCAGTTCCTCGCCGAGTGGTACACGAAGACGGCCCCGAAGAGCCCGGTCGGCTTCTTCCAGATCGGCGGCGGCATCGCGGGCGACTTCCCGATCTGCGTCGTCCCGATGCTCCATCAGGACCTGCGCCGCGAGGGCATCCCGCTCTGGGCGTACTTCTGCCAGATCAGCGACTCCACGACGAGCTACGGAAGCTACTCGGGCGCCGTCCCGAACGAGAAGATCACGTGGGGGAAGCTGGCCGGCGACACCCCGAAGTTCATCATCGAGTCCGACGCCGCCATCGTGGCGCCGCTCGTCTTCGCTGTCGTGCTCGGATGGTAA
- a CDS encoding PD40 domain-containing protein: protein MKVRKAAARLLLPGFLAAAAAPLITLEEILLAASPADDLEIAVSRMSRVGFSRSPSFSPDGKTVAFVSNLSGLPQVWTVPAAGGFPRMVTSFDDPVGGVEWSPDSTWIAFTLAPGGGMNTQVFLVKPDGTGLKRLTDGGKETNRLGAFRHDGKRLVLGSNRRTGVGIDAYVYDVEAGRLDLVSEIAGTGGFEDLSRDGKRALLNRLRYRGSNDLYLVDLATKKETLLTPHEGPGTYDGVFSPDGSTVWISSNGGRDRLAFGRIVLAADGKPGPIEILAAREDAELQSFAIDDSGAKAALLWNVAGRHELAFEDLLRKEMRPGPKLPGDLASGMTWSRDGRALAMTASGAAAPANIFLLEEISSLPPPLLASGASPNLLTRASISPLSSPPNCSSFPPTTASRSPAGCTAPVARRGREPSSCRSTAAPRGRRSRRSAPTTRRSSRRASPSSRRTCAARPASASAS, encoded by the coding sequence TTGAAGGTTAGGAAAGCGGCGGCGCGGCTGCTCCTCCCGGGCTTCCTCGCTGCGGCGGCTGCCCCGCTCATCACACTCGAGGAAATTCTCCTTGCGGCGTCGCCCGCCGACGACCTCGAGATCGCCGTTTCACGCATGTCGCGCGTCGGCTTCTCGCGGTCGCCGAGCTTTTCGCCCGACGGCAAGACGGTCGCCTTCGTCTCGAACCTCAGCGGCCTGCCGCAGGTGTGGACCGTTCCCGCCGCGGGCGGCTTCCCGCGGATGGTCACGTCCTTCGACGACCCCGTGGGCGGCGTCGAGTGGTCGCCCGACAGCACCTGGATCGCGTTCACCCTCGCGCCCGGCGGCGGCATGAACACGCAGGTCTTCCTCGTGAAGCCCGACGGCACCGGTCTCAAGCGCCTGACCGACGGCGGCAAGGAGACCAACCGCCTGGGCGCGTTCAGGCACGATGGCAAGCGCCTCGTCCTCGGCTCGAACCGCCGCACGGGCGTCGGCATCGACGCCTACGTCTACGACGTCGAGGCGGGGCGCCTCGACCTCGTGAGCGAGATCGCGGGCACCGGAGGCTTCGAGGACCTCTCGCGCGACGGGAAGCGCGCCCTCCTGAACCGGCTCCGTTACCGGGGCAGCAACGACCTCTACCTCGTGGACCTCGCGACGAAGAAAGAGACGCTGCTCACGCCCCACGAGGGACCTGGCACCTATGACGGCGTCTTCTCGCCGGACGGAAGTACCGTTTGGATTTCGTCGAATGGGGGAAGAGATCGGCTCGCCTTCGGAAGGATCGTCCTCGCGGCGGACGGCAAGCCCGGCCCCATCGAAATCCTCGCGGCGCGCGAGGACGCAGAGCTGCAGTCCTTCGCGATCGACGACAGCGGGGCCAAGGCCGCTCTTCTATGGAACGTGGCGGGGCGACACGAACTGGCGTTTGAAGATCTTCTTAGAAAGGAAATGCGGCCGGGGCCGAAGCTCCCCGGCGACCTCGCGTCGGGCATGACGTGGTCGCGCGACGGTCGCGCCCTCGCCATGACCGCTTCGGGCGCCGCTGCTCCGGCCAACATCTTCCTACTCGAAGAAATCTCCTCTCTTCCTCCTCCCCTGCTCGCTTCCGGCGCATCACCGAATCTCCTCACCCGGGCGTCGATCTCTCCTCTCTCGTCTCCCCCGAATTGCTCAAGTTTTCCGCCCACGACGGCGAGCCGCTCTCCGGCTGGCTGTACCGCCCCCGTGGCGCGAAGGGGCCGGGAGCCGTCGTCTTGTCGTTCCACGGCGGCCCCGAGGGGCAGGAGGTCCCGTCGTTCCGCGCCGACTACCAGGCGCTCGTCGCGCAGGGCATCGCCGTCTTCGCGCCGAACGTGCGCGGCTCGTCCGGCTTCGGCAAGCGCTTCGTGA
- a CDS encoding ABC transporter permease: MNRWVLLAARNLLRHRRRTLLTGSIVVVGFVAVTMTAGFVSQTFSALKAATIRGAGGHLRILDARAAGKTDDEAATILLDDWPGLSSLLARDPRVAQAMPKLSFFGLAVKGDKSAAYLGTGTIPALEKKASLAAETVQSGAFFENAEANEIMLGTGLARAIDAKAGDLVTVMTTTPEGGINAVDATVAAILAYPIKELDDRILYMPFAAAARLLKAEGKANSVVVLLKDDRDTELEAVEIPKALAGQGRPVALKTWLDTATFYKQVKLLYISIFFFMGLVLSVVVILATANTMTMSVFERTREIGTLLAIGMERGSIRTLFLLEGILLGLIGSGVGAVLSVLLRAALNASGIMLPPPPGATRGNVLHVDFIPLAYGIGFAVMSITLLVAAWWPARRAARLNPVEALGHV; this comes from the coding sequence GTGAATCGCTGGGTTCTTCTCGCCGCGCGGAATCTCCTGCGCCACAGGCGCCGGACGCTCCTCACGGGCTCGATCGTCGTCGTGGGCTTCGTGGCCGTCACGATGACGGCGGGGTTCGTCTCGCAGACCTTCTCGGCGCTCAAGGCCGCCACGATCCGCGGCGCCGGCGGCCACCTCCGCATCCTCGACGCCCGCGCCGCGGGCAAGACCGACGACGAGGCCGCGACGATCCTGCTCGACGACTGGCCGGGCCTTTCCAGCCTCCTGGCGCGGGATCCACGCGTCGCGCAGGCGATGCCGAAGCTCTCGTTCTTCGGCCTCGCCGTGAAGGGCGACAAGAGCGCGGCTTACCTCGGGACCGGGACGATCCCGGCGCTCGAGAAAAAGGCCTCGCTCGCGGCGGAAACCGTGCAGTCCGGCGCCTTCTTCGAGAACGCGGAGGCGAACGAGATCATGCTCGGCACGGGGCTCGCGCGCGCGATCGACGCGAAAGCGGGCGATCTCGTGACGGTCATGACGACGACGCCCGAGGGCGGCATCAACGCGGTGGACGCGACGGTCGCCGCCATCCTCGCGTATCCGATCAAGGAGCTGGACGACCGGATTCTCTACATGCCCTTCGCCGCGGCCGCGCGCCTGCTGAAGGCCGAGGGCAAGGCGAACTCCGTCGTCGTGCTGCTCAAGGACGACCGCGACACGGAGCTCGAAGCCGTGGAGATCCCAAAGGCGCTCGCGGGGCAGGGCCGGCCCGTGGCTCTGAAGACGTGGCTCGACACGGCCACGTTCTACAAGCAGGTGAAGCTCCTCTACATTTCGATCTTCTTCTTCATGGGACTCGTCCTCTCGGTCGTCGTGATCCTCGCGACCGCAAACACCATGACGATGTCCGTGTTCGAGCGCACGCGCGAGATCGGGACGCTCCTCGCCATCGGGATGGAGCGAGGGTCGATCCGGACCCTGTTCCTGCTCGAGGGCATCCTGCTCGGGTTGATCGGATCGGGGGTCGGAGCGGTGCTTTCGGTGCTGCTGAGGGCCGCGCTGAACGCCTCGGGGATCATGCTGCCGCCGCCTCCGGGCGCGACGCGCGGCAACGTCCTGCACGTGGACTTCATCCCGCTCGCCTACGGCATCGGCTTCGCCGTCATGTCGATCACGCTCCTCGTCGCGGCGTGGTGGCCCGCGCGCCGCGCGGCGCGCCTGAACCCGGTCGAGGCGCTCGGGCATGTTTGA
- a CDS encoding ABC transporter ATP-binding protein gives MAILEARSLTKTYRLGEERVVGVVEASLTLEKQSFAVLAGPSGSGKTTLLNLLGLLDTPDAGSLRFEGTDVSTLDERGRARVRRERLGFVFQAHQLVPVLSAEENVALALWIRKVPDGECRARARAALDAVGLGGLEARRPDALSGGQRQRVAVARAIVGEPALVLADEPTASLDSETAVRLLDLFARIHEERGVAFLFSSHDPRIVERADRRIRLLDGRITADERAAAGVRA, from the coding sequence GTGGCGATTCTCGAGGCGCGCTCCCTCACGAAGACGTATCGCCTCGGCGAGGAGAGAGTCGTCGGCGTCGTCGAGGCCTCGCTGACGCTCGAGAAGCAGTCGTTCGCCGTCCTCGCGGGCCCCTCGGGCAGCGGGAAGACGACTCTCCTGAACCTCCTCGGCCTCCTCGACACCCCCGACGCAGGGTCGCTGCGCTTCGAGGGGACGGACGTCTCGACGCTCGACGAACGCGGCCGCGCGCGCGTGAGGCGCGAGCGGCTCGGCTTCGTCTTCCAGGCGCACCAGCTCGTGCCCGTCCTCTCGGCCGAGGAGAACGTCGCGCTCGCGCTCTGGATCCGCAAGGTCCCCGACGGGGAGTGCCGCGCGCGGGCGCGCGCCGCGCTCGACGCCGTCGGGCTCGGCGGCCTCGAGGCGCGGCGCCCGGACGCGCTCTCGGGCGGCCAGCGCCAGCGCGTGGCCGTCGCGCGCGCGATCGTGGGAGAGCCTGCGCTCGTCCTGGCCGACGAACCCACCGCCTCGCTCGACTCGGAGACGGCCGTAAGGCTCCTCGACCTCTTCGCCCGGATCCACGAGGAGCGCGGCGTCGCGTTCCTCTTCTCGAGCCACGACCCGCGCATCGTGGAGCGCGCGGACCGCCGCATCCGGCTCCTGGACGGCCGGATCACCGCCGACGAGCGCGCCGCGGCCGGGGTGCGCGCGTGA
- a CDS encoding SCO family protein: MSFDPDVDTPKRLREHMVENKFKRSEIVFLTGSKDAVDRAVHDWEVNVGRDEKGDIFHGFQTAVIDRGGTIVARYYGAGIDVKLLAADARTAAR, from the coding sequence TTGTCGTTCGACCCGGACGTGGACACGCCGAAGCGCCTACGCGAGCACATGGTGGAGAACAAGTTCAAGCGCTCCGAGATCGTCTTCCTGACCGGCAGCAAGGACGCCGTGGACCGGGCCGTTCACGACTGGGAGGTCAACGTCGGCCGCGACGAGAAGGGCGACATCTTCCACGGCTTCCAGACGGCCGTCATCGACCGCGGAGGAACGATCGTCGCGCGCTACTACGGGGCCGGGATCGACGTGAAGCTGCTCGCGGCGGACGCGCGGACCGCGGCCCGCTGA
- a CDS encoding S9 family peptidase, whose amino-acid sequence MRGSSGFGKRFVNLDNGALRVNAVKDIVSCVDAVVKAGVADPKRLGIMGGSYGGYMTMAGLVDYPDMFAAGANLFGVVNFKTFFKHTEAWMAAVSKVEYGDPATEGDMLDRLSPLTRIDRVKAPTLVLHGANDTNVPVIEAEQVVDSLKKRGIPVEYVLFPDEGHGFQKLPNRIRSNVTLVKWFVRWLGAPR is encoded by the coding sequence GTGCGCGGCTCGTCCGGCTTCGGCAAGCGCTTCGTGAACCTCGACAACGGCGCGCTGCGCGTGAACGCCGTCAAGGACATCGTCTCGTGCGTCGACGCCGTGGTGAAGGCGGGCGTCGCGGACCCGAAGCGTCTCGGGATCATGGGAGGCTCTTACGGCGGCTACATGACGATGGCAGGGCTCGTCGACTACCCCGACATGTTTGCCGCGGGCGCAAACCTCTTCGGCGTCGTGAACTTCAAGACGTTCTTCAAGCACACCGAGGCGTGGATGGCGGCGGTCTCGAAGGTCGAGTACGGCGACCCGGCTACCGAGGGCGACATGCTCGACCGCCTCTCGCCGCTCACACGGATCGACCGGGTCAAGGCCCCGACTCTCGTCCTCCACGGCGCGAACGACACGAACGTGCCCGTCATCGAGGCCGAACAGGTCGTCGACAGCCTCAAGAAGCGCGGCATCCCCGTGGAGTACGTCCTCTTCCCCGACGAGGGCCACGGCTTCCAGAAGCTCCCGAACCGGATCAGGTCGAACGTCACGCTCGTGAAGTGGTTCGTGAGGTGGCTCGGGGCGCCACGCTGA
- the rfaD gene encoding ADP-glyceromanno-heptose 6-epimerase translates to MSTDTLLVTGAAGFIGARFVESCNARGVPVVSVDRREAFTSRPEHRRHDFGTILDIEELPGWIADGRPALAGIVHMGAISATTELDEAILKRLNVDYSKNLWNEARRLGIPYVYASSAAVYGDGAHGFDDDDALVPNFRPLNPYGESKRRFDLWALEEAAAGRTPPGWAGFRFFNVYGFGERHKGPQASVVLHGYDQVKANGEIRLFRSHKDGVAHGHQSRDFVDVSDTVEAMWFALKRPITGGIFNVGAGKARTFLDLAKAVFASLAVPERIEFVDTPEGIRERYQYFTEAKMDRLRKQGFARKPVALEDGVDWYIRRLESERA, encoded by the coding sequence GTGAGCACCGACACGCTTCTCGTCACCGGGGCCGCCGGCTTCATCGGCGCCCGCTTCGTCGAATCCTGCAACGCCCGCGGCGTCCCCGTCGTCAGCGTGGACCGCCGGGAAGCGTTCACGTCCCGCCCCGAGCACCGTCGCCACGACTTCGGGACGATCCTCGACATCGAGGAGCTGCCCGGGTGGATCGCGGACGGCCGCCCGGCCCTCGCGGGCATCGTCCACATGGGCGCGATCTCGGCCACGACCGAGCTCGACGAGGCGATCCTCAAGCGCCTGAACGTCGATTACTCGAAGAACCTCTGGAACGAGGCCCGGCGGCTCGGGATCCCGTACGTCTACGCGTCGAGCGCGGCCGTCTACGGCGACGGCGCCCACGGCTTCGACGACGACGACGCGCTCGTCCCGAACTTCCGGCCCCTCAACCCCTACGGCGAGTCCAAGCGGCGCTTCGACCTCTGGGCGCTGGAGGAGGCCGCAGCCGGCCGCACGCCGCCCGGTTGGGCCGGATTCCGCTTCTTCAACGTCTACGGCTTCGGGGAGCGGCACAAGGGCCCGCAGGCGAGCGTCGTCCTCCACGGCTACGACCAGGTGAAGGCAAACGGCGAGATCCGCCTCTTCCGGTCCCACAAGGACGGCGTCGCCCACGGCCATCAGTCGCGCGACTTCGTGGACGTCTCGGACACGGTCGAGGCGATGTGGTTCGCGCTGAAGCGCCCGATCACGGGCGGCATTTTCAACGTCGGGGCCGGCAAGGCGCGCACGTTCCTCGACCTCGCGAAGGCCGTCTTCGCGTCGCTCGCCGTCCCGGAGCGCATCGAGTTCGTCGACACGCCCGAGGGCATCCGGGAGCGCTACCAGTACTTCACGGAAGCGAAGATGGACCGCCTGAGGAAGCAGGGCTTCGCGCGAAAGCCGGTCGCCCTCGAGGACGGCGTGGACTGGTACATCCGCCGCCTCGAGAGCGAGAGAGCCTGA
- a CDS encoding outer membrane lipoprotein-sorting protein codes for MFDLLLLSSILFFPLPADDPAALLRRADRIREAWPEVVITLRVTVTKPGAPPSGGTFRVEAKGRNSRLTFQDPADAGKSVVSKGDDSWLILPGTRNPIRIPKSQRLSGGFSASEMSKTRFSEDYDAVLERADVFDGRECSVLRLTARKGRTPTYPVARVWIDGKEGLYRKAVFLVASGKTAKETTFDDYRVVRGTLSLSKMTIVDELRPGTTVVEYLDYEKASLPDATFEPKAAP; via the coding sequence ATGTTTGATCTTCTCCTTCTAAGCAGCATTCTTTTCTTCCCTCTTCCGGCCGACGACCCCGCGGCGCTGCTGCGCCGCGCCGACCGCATCCGGGAGGCGTGGCCGGAGGTCGTGATCACGCTGCGCGTCACCGTCACAAAGCCGGGGGCGCCGCCGTCCGGCGGCACGTTCAGGGTGGAGGCGAAGGGGCGGAATTCGCGCCTGACGTTCCAGGACCCGGCGGACGCGGGGAAGTCCGTCGTCTCGAAAGGCGACGATTCGTGGCTGATCCTCCCCGGCACGCGAAATCCGATCCGGATCCCGAAGAGCCAGCGCCTGTCCGGCGGGTTCTCGGCGTCCGAGATGTCGAAGACACGGTTCTCCGAGGACTATGACGCCGTCCTGGAGCGCGCCGACGTATTCGACGGACGAGAGTGCTCCGTCCTGCGCCTGACCGCGCGGAAGGGGCGAACGCCGACGTACCCGGTCGCACGCGTCTGGATCGACGGAAAAGAGGGCCTCTACCGCAAGGCCGTCTTCCTCGTCGCGTCCGGCAAGACCGCGAAGGAGACGACGTTCGACGACTACCGCGTCGTCAGGGGCACGCTGTCGCTGTCGAAGATGACGATCGTGGACGAGCTCCGCCCCGGAACCACGGTCGTCGAGTACCTCGACTACGAGAAGGCGAGCCTGCCGGACGCGACGTTCGAGCCGAAAGCGGCTCCCTAG
- a CDS encoding SCO family protein — MVRKLVLAAGLAAALGCGKSEAPKPAPPAAEKPYPLRGVVVSVDPAASRVIVRHEEVRGYMDAMTMPFNVAEPKMLAELRPGDEIEAKLVVGEKSSRLEGIVVSRHGASTSTQTIPEQGPYGKPGDAAPATVLTGQDGKPLALADFKGKAVALTFIFTRCPLPEFCPRMNAQFAEMETLLAKEPALYAKTQLLSVSFDPEHDTPEILRDYRERFLKGVKGVAPAHWKFATGTTDRIKEFTAFFGLTYLKSGEQFVHSLATAVIGPDGKLWSIRRGNDWEPPAVIEDLRKAAAGEKPKAAP; from the coding sequence ATGGTGAGAAAGCTCGTCCTCGCCGCCGGCCTCGCGGCCGCCCTCGGCTGCGGCAAGTCCGAGGCCCCGAAGCCCGCGCCGCCCGCCGCCGAGAAGCCGTACCCGCTCAGGGGCGTCGTCGTCTCCGTGGATCCTGCCGCCTCGAGGGTCATCGTCCGGCACGAAGAGGTCCGCGGCTATATGGACGCGATGACGATGCCGTTCAACGTCGCCGAGCCGAAGATGCTGGCCGAGCTCAGGCCCGGCGACGAGATCGAGGCGAAGCTCGTCGTCGGCGAGAAGTCCTCGCGGCTCGAGGGCATCGTCGTCTCCCGCCACGGCGCCTCGACGTCCACGCAGACGATTCCCGAGCAGGGCCCGTACGGCAAGCCCGGCGACGCCGCGCCCGCGACGGTGCTCACCGGGCAGGACGGCAAGCCGCTCGCGCTCGCGGATTTCAAAGGCAAGGCCGTCGCCCTCACGTTCATCTTCACGCGCTGCCCGCTGCCGGAGTTCTGCCCGCGCATGAACGCGCAGTTCGCGGAGATGGAGACGCTGCTCGCGAAGGAGCCCGCGCTCTACGCGAAGACGCAGCTCCTTTCGGTCAGCTTCGACCCCGAGCACGACACGCCCGAGATCCTCCGGGACTACCGCGAGCGCTTTCTGAAAGGCGTCAAGGGCGTCGCGCCCGCCCACTGGAAGTTCGCGACCGGGACGACCGACCGCATCAAGGAGTTCACGGCGTTCTTCGGGCTCACGTATCTCAAGTCCGGCGAGCAGTTCGTCCACAGCCTCGCGACGGCGGTGATCGGGCCCGACGGCAAGCTCTGGTCGATCCGCCGTGGGAACGACTGGGAGCCCCCCGCCGTGATCGAGGACCTACGCAAGGCCGCCGCGGGCGAGAAGCCGAAGGCCGCGCCGTGA